In Blastopirellula marina, a single genomic region encodes these proteins:
- a CDS encoding aldose 1-epimerase family protein, which translates to MSNRWVLSEYDVTSPYQQPAPFLKAAKQHGLSVTHTRLFGGRRDGVELLTVQNGEFSFTAIPTRGMGIHQAKYGTTRIGWDSPVEGPVHPQFVPLSEPSGLGWLDGMDELIVRCGLESNGAPEFDAESGRLKYGLHGRIANQPTEDVVVEVSPDGEMCISGEIRETRFLCYNVAMKTEIRTKTGENGFRIRDSIINRAAQESTAQMLYHINMGAPILGEGASVVCPVTELCPRNDHAANDVDTWSTYKGPTAGYVEQVYFMQLAADANGDTCTLLKSASGEQGVSVHFNVKQLPYFIIWKNTAAEADGYVTGLEPSTNFPNPRSFEEKNDRVLRIAPGATYEIDLGLQFHPDAASVAAIEKKIAGLTEGKDAKVHTTPQSTWCS; encoded by the coding sequence ATGAGCAATCGCTGGGTCCTGAGTGAATACGATGTCACGTCCCCTTATCAACAGCCGGCTCCCTTTCTGAAAGCGGCCAAGCAGCACGGTCTGAGCGTGACTCACACGCGGCTTTTCGGAGGACGTCGCGATGGCGTCGAGTTGCTGACTGTCCAGAACGGAGAGTTCTCTTTCACGGCCATTCCTACGCGTGGTATGGGCATCCACCAGGCCAAGTACGGCACCACGCGTATCGGCTGGGATTCGCCGGTTGAAGGGCCTGTGCATCCGCAGTTTGTGCCCCTCTCTGAACCGAGTGGGCTGGGATGGCTCGATGGCATGGACGAACTAATTGTTCGTTGCGGGCTGGAAAGCAACGGTGCGCCCGAATTCGACGCAGAAAGTGGGCGACTGAAGTATGGTCTGCACGGTCGGATCGCCAATCAACCGACTGAAGACGTGGTCGTGGAAGTTTCGCCTGATGGCGAAATGTGCATCAGTGGCGAAATCCGTGAGACGCGGTTCCTGTGCTACAACGTCGCGATGAAAACCGAGATCCGCACCAAAACAGGCGAAAACGGTTTCCGCATTCGCGATAGCATCATCAACCGTGCCGCCCAGGAAAGCACGGCCCAGATGCTGTACCACATCAACATGGGAGCCCCCATCCTGGGTGAAGGAGCTTCGGTGGTGTGCCCTGTTACCGAACTGTGCCCACGCAACGACCATGCGGCCAACGACGTTGACACCTGGTCGACCTACAAAGGCCCCACGGCTGGCTATGTCGAACAGGTTTACTTTATGCAGCTTGCCGCCGATGCCAACGGCGATACCTGTACGCTATTGAAGAGTGCCTCTGGCGAACAAGGGGTTTCCGTCCACTTCAATGTGAAACAGCTTCCCTACTTCATCATCTGGAAGAACACCGCCGCCGAAGCAGACGGCTACGTGACCGGTCTCGAACCATCGACCAACTTCCCAAATCCTCGCTCGTTCGAGGAAAAGAACGACCGCGTGCTGCGGATCGCCCCTGGTGCCACGTACGAGATCGACCTGGGCCTGCAATTCCATCCCGATGCCGCAAGCGTTGCGGCCATCGAAAAGAAGATTGCCGGGCTCACCGAAGGGAAAGACGCCAAAGTACACACCACGCCCCAGTCGACATGGTGTAGTTAG
- a CDS encoding class I SAM-dependent methyltransferase yields the protein MNPSEKSTVEEIRARFDSDVDRFSNLETGQSATMDAPLVLDLITQVAATHRADAKHVLDIGCGAGNYTLKLLQRIPGMNCTLVDLSQPMLDRARQRVSESSSREITTIQGDIREVDLPGDTYDVVMAAAVLHHLRDDADWKQVFQKIHQAMRPGGIFLVSDLVTSDLPAADQVQWQRYGEYLNDFRDDAYRQTVFDYIEKEDTPRSVLYQVDVCRAVGFRQVEVLHLNACFGAYCAVK from the coding sequence ATGAATCCCTCTGAAAAGTCAACGGTCGAAGAAATCCGAGCCCGGTTTGATAGCGATGTCGATCGCTTCTCGAACCTGGAAACTGGGCAGTCCGCCACAATGGATGCCCCGTTGGTGCTAGATCTGATCACGCAGGTTGCCGCTACCCATCGCGCGGACGCAAAGCACGTCCTGGATATCGGGTGCGGTGCCGGCAACTACACGTTGAAGCTTCTCCAGCGTATTCCCGGCATGAACTGCACGCTGGTCGATCTCAGTCAGCCGATGCTCGACCGGGCCCGGCAGCGAGTATCCGAAAGTAGCTCCCGTGAAATTACTACCATCCAAGGCGACATTCGCGAGGTCGATCTTCCCGGCGATACCTACGATGTCGTCATGGCTGCCGCGGTGCTGCATCATCTACGGGACGATGCCGACTGGAAGCAGGTCTTTCAGAAAATTCACCAGGCGATGCGTCCCGGCGGGATCTTTCTAGTGAGCGACCTGGTAACTTCCGATCTGCCAGCGGCTGATCAGGTGCAATGGCAACGTTACGGCGAGTACCTTAACGACTTCCGAGACGATGCCTATCGTCAGACGGTCTTTGATTACATCGAAAAAGAGGACACCCCGCGGAGTGTCCTCTATCAAGTCGACGTTTGCCGAGCCGTTGGCTTTCGTCAGGTTGAAGTGCTGCACCTCAATGCCTGCTTCGGTGCGTACTGTGCGGTGAAGTAA
- the glgC gene encoding glucose-1-phosphate adenylyltransferase encodes MENVLTVILAGGKGSRLEPLTRDRAKPAVPFGGVYRIIDFALSNCLNSGFRQIQLLTQYKAQSLDRHINVGWQRYFCRELGECIDVVPPQQRIDEQWYQGTADAVYQNIYAIEKHRPKYVVILAGDHIYKMNYASMLDFHIENGADLTIGALKTTVEEARSFGVMQIDRVQKILGFDEKPEHPKTIPGDDQHCLASMGIYVFNAAFLFEQLCKDATNRTSAHDFGRNIIPSIIDTHRVYAFPFRDENRKHDAYWRDVGTLDAYYEANMDLVSVDPQLNIYDEAWPLRTYQPNVPPPKFVFGGESDPTRRGYALDSVVCGGSIISGGEVERSIIGPRVRVNSFSSVHDSILFEGVSVGRHSQIRRAIIDKGVSIPADTQIGFDLELDRSRGFTVTQSGLVVIAKEDLIEPHMTTGKPQVA; translated from the coding sequence ATGGAGAACGTACTCACCGTGATCCTTGCCGGCGGCAAGGGTTCCCGCTTGGAACCACTGACCCGCGATCGCGCGAAGCCAGCGGTCCCCTTTGGCGGCGTCTATCGCATCATCGACTTCGCTCTCTCAAACTGTTTGAACAGTGGTTTTCGCCAGATTCAACTGCTGACACAGTACAAAGCCCAAAGCTTAGACCGGCACATCAATGTCGGCTGGCAGCGATACTTCTGCCGAGAGCTAGGCGAATGCATCGACGTGGTACCCCCACAACAGCGCATCGACGAGCAGTGGTACCAAGGCACCGCCGATGCCGTTTATCAGAACATTTACGCCATCGAAAAGCATCGCCCGAAGTATGTTGTGATCCTGGCTGGCGATCACATCTATAAGATGAACTATGCGTCGATGCTCGACTTCCACATCGAGAACGGGGCTGACCTCACCATTGGTGCCTTGAAGACGACCGTGGAGGAAGCCCGGTCTTTCGGCGTGATGCAGATCGATCGCGTGCAGAAGATTCTCGGCTTCGACGAGAAGCCAGAGCACCCGAAAACGATTCCCGGCGATGATCAGCACTGCCTGGCGTCGATGGGCATTTACGTCTTTAATGCGGCGTTCCTGTTCGAGCAGCTCTGCAAAGACGCCACTAATCGAACCAGTGCCCATGACTTCGGACGGAACATCATTCCGTCGATCATCGATACCCATCGCGTCTATGCTTTTCCCTTCCGCGACGAGAATCGCAAGCACGATGCCTATTGGCGAGACGTCGGTACTTTGGACGCCTACTACGAAGCGAACATGGACCTCGTATCGGTCGATCCGCAGCTCAACATCTACGACGAGGCCTGGCCGCTGCGGACCTATCAACCCAACGTTCCACCACCGAAGTTTGTCTTCGGCGGCGAATCGGATCCAACCCGTCGCGGGTACGCGCTGGATAGCGTGGTCTGTGGTGGATCGATCATCTCCGGAGGCGAGGTCGAACGAAGCATCATCGGCCCACGCGTTCGCGTGAACAGTTTTTCGTCGGTCCACGATTCGATTCTGTTCGAGGGGGTCTCGGTCGGACGGCATAGCCAAATCCGCCGAGCGATCATCGACAAAGGCGTTTCGATTCCAGCAGACACCCAGATCGGCTTCGACCTGGAACTCGACCGCAGCCGGGGTTTCACAGTCACGCAATCCGGCCTGGTCGTGATCGCCAAGGAAGACTTGATCGAGCCGCACATGACCACCGGCAAGCCCCAAGTTGCTTGA